aaaataagaaatatatccCTAAACAAAAGGACTCGTTTTTGGAAAAACCCATTTTGAAACCCAAGTCTAGGTCTGGATGTCAAGTTACTTATCAGGAATGTACCATAATGGTAACACCCCTTTTAAGACTTGAAAacaggtctctactgactaggTTAAGGGAAGTATGACAATTAATCGATAAATTAATGATAGGAAGCAGAGGTGATTATCTAAATCCTAACAACATGTCGAAGCCAAATAATCATTCTAAGACAAAAGCATATAAGATAGTGTACGTACCTGGACTGCGACTcaaagcgctatcataaaaacaCCATGGTTAGTTCAAATAGCATAATAAACAACATGCATTTTGGTCTTAGTTAGAGTCAAGTAACAATCAAAGCAATCAATAACAATATTAAACATGGAGATGTTCACACATGAAACATACAAATCTATAGAATTTGGAGATAAAAGGTGAGGAGCGTACATGAATAGCATAAATTATTTACAATGTATTTCCATAAGACAAAGGAGATTATAATAGGTTACGATAACAAATAACAAGATACCTAATCCTAACATGCATGGTATATGTACGGCATAGAGGAAATGACAAAAGTCTAAGGAAAATATCACTTATTCATAAGAGTCATACAAACTCATTGCTAAAGTTGAACTAATACACAAGATAGCAAGAAGTACCAAAATTAGAGACTAAGACAAAACATTCAGCAAGAGGTAGAATAGTTGTATTCATTTCAAAAATcctaaacaaatatctaaaatcattactttatcataaaaaaaaaatcatacaacatccTCCTTATGTCTATAAGGACAGCTAGTATTCATGCAGAAAATCAGCATCAGAATTCATAACGGCATTTGATCAGCTAGTTTAGGAAATCTGTACAGCtcattctttcctttattttcacaTATGTTGTTATACGTTAGCACAAGTTTAGGAGTAATTTTAGTTTCTCAAATCTGTATTTATACCTCTTCTTCTAATAAGAATAGTGTGAATCATTTTGTCTAAACCTCTATATGGTATCAGATTAACGCCTCAAAACTCCAACGAGTATTTCCTGTCTTTCTCGCTTCTGCTATGGCCACTTCTTCCTCTGATAGTTTTCCAATAGCCATCAATGCCACCCAGCAAATTACTGCACGTCTCACACCAACCAACTTCCCTTCATGGCATGCTCAATTTGAGTCTCTCCTCTTCGGCTATAACTTCTTTGGCTATGTCGATGGCACTCATACCTGCCCACCCCTATCGACGTCAACTGATGCAGCTGCCACTACAGCTCATCACCTTTGGTTCCGTCAGGACAAACTTATTCTAAGTGCAATTCTGACTTCAGTGTCCCCCGCTGTGATACCACTCATAGCAATCTCAAAGACGTCATATCAAGCCTGGACTAAACTGGCAAAACTGTATGCTAGTCGATCCAGGACTCGTGTCATGCAGCTCAAAGAGGATCTCACCCTCATGCAACATGGCAATCGCAGCATTACAGAGTACCTACACTCTGTAAAAACCATTGCCGATGAGTTTGCTCTCATCGATGCCCCATTATCTCAAGATGACATCACCCTATATGTTCTTCATGGCTTAGGATCAGATTTTCGTGACATTGTTGCCCTGATTCGAGCCCGAGAGTCTTCACTCTCATTTGAAGAATTACATGATCTGTTACTTGGTCATGAGGCATATCTTCGAAGGCTTGACTCCACTGCTCAATCCTTGGTAGTTACTGCCAATACCACTCAACGCAGGGACTCACGCTCCTCAAAGAATCAGTCTTCCTCCACTTATCAACAATCCAAGAATGACTCCAGATCAAAGTCTCGATAGTTGAAACAATACAAGTACCCTCCAAGGTGTCAATATTGTGATCAACAAGGCCACATTACAAAATACTGTCCGAAATTGAAACCCTCTGAAGCCACTATGAACTGCACAACTACTACTTCCAGTCCAGACAAACGTTGGCTCATTGATTCTGCGGCTTCCCATAATATCGCTTCTCAGGTTTCAAATTTACAATTTCACTCTGAATATGATGGTACTGATGAAGTTATTATTGGAGATGGATCAGGTTTGCCCATTACTCATTTAGGTTCTCTTACTCTTTCATTTCCAaacagaaaatttcaaattgaagaTACTCTATGTGTTCCTACCATTAACAAAAACTTGATATCTGTTCACCACTTCACAAAGCAAAACAATGTTATCCTGGAATTTCACCCAACTTATTTTCTTGTGAAGGATCGGAGAACGGGGGAGATTCTTCTTCAAGGACCGTGTGAAAATGGAGTCTACCCTCTGCCCTCATCGCCTGCTGCTACTCCAATTGCTTTTGTCCA
This DNA window, taken from Vitis riparia cultivar Riparia Gloire de Montpellier isolate 1030 chromosome 13, EGFV_Vit.rip_1.0, whole genome shotgun sequence, encodes the following:
- the LOC117927715 gene encoding uncharacterized protein LOC117927715 is translated as MATSSSDSFPIAINATQQITARLTPTNFPSWHAQFESLLFGYNFFGYVDGTHTCPPLSTSTDAAATTAHHLWFRQDKLILSAILTSVSPAVIPLIAISKTSYQAWTKLAKLYASRSRTRVMQLKEDLTLMQHGNRSITEYLHSVKTIADEFALIDAPLSQDDITLYVLHGLGSDFRDIVALIRARESSLSFEELHDLLLGHEAYLRRLDSTAQSLVVTANTTQRRDSRSSKNQSSSTYQQSKNDSRSKSR